A genomic region of Glycine max cultivar Williams 82 chromosome 15, Glycine_max_v4.0, whole genome shotgun sequence contains the following coding sequences:
- the LOC100527583 gene encoding uncharacterized protein LOC100527583 (The RefSeq protein has 1 substitution compared to this genomic sequence) — MFIVCELLVHDQNTMAGMLPGVECARRRRLHRCLDSNSTSLTSHASTRRSSFCLYTSNHECRLSLSSSLQRSMLYQPHPDENMGGVVREAKQRLDDKFRAHRNSENKRQNSTKCVEGRRTRIAEFHTEVYGSKKSGSRRFSWTKWSWKASEQEDCAVCLESFRVGETLIHLPCAHRFHDRCLKPWLENNSHCPCCRTTIFSL; from the exons ATGTTCATAGTTTGTGAACTTTTGGTACATGACCAAAACACAATGGCTGGAATGCTTCCTGGAGTTGAATGTGCTAGAAGGAGAAGGTTACATCGATGTTTGGATTCAAATTCAACTTCTTTAACTTCACATGCATCCACAAGGCGTTCTTCTTTCTGTTTGTATGCTAGTAACCACGAATGTCGCCTTTCCTTATCCTCTTCACTG CAAAGAAGCATGTTATACCAGCCACACCCTGATGAGAATATGGGAGGAGTGGTCAGAGAAGCCAAACAGAGATTGGATGACAAGTTCAGAGCTCATAGGAATtcagaaaacaaaag GCAAAACAGCACAAAATGTGTGGAGGGCAGAAGAACACGCATAGCAGAGTTTCACACAGAGGTATATGGGTCGAAGAAAAGTGGTTCAAGGAGGTTCAGTTGGACCAAATGGAGCTGGAAGGCCTCAGAACAAGAGGATTGTGCTGTGTGCTTGGAATCATTCAGAGTTGGAGAGACACTGATCCATCTTCCTTGTGCCCATAGGTTCCATGACAGATGCTTAAAACCATGGTTGGAAAATAATTCTCATTGTCCATGCTGTAGAACCACCATTTTTTCCCTCTAG